One genomic segment of Stigmatopora argus isolate UIUO_Sarg chromosome 18, RoL_Sarg_1.0, whole genome shotgun sequence includes these proteins:
- the skap1 gene encoding src kinase-associated phosphoprotein 1 isoform X3 gives MGSIPNDLRRLLDDCELFVSEILQDEQLSENAAETRKVILNNFRVVHVRNPQEFPFRSDTKEEEGCDDNRSSSLGHSALSDDASLASDYQEDGVTEHFEDIPLTAAQDLGNILKQGYLEKRRQDPSFFGSEWQKRWCVLNNSVFFYFGSDKDKQQRGSFYINDYGVQLAANLRKDSKKNACFELFAPGRRTFQFTASSPQEASEWVNHISFVLRDLRSSAIPFDEDEEDVESEDDEEEEEEEEATYDDIDGPAAQSESGRRRETDEDEADDSYIYEVLPDEDFPDPPPEGFLQCDKAGLDYSNYYQAVWDCEADTSDELSFVRGDLILILSKEYNLDGWWVGELNGTVGIVPKDFLHPAYIL, from the exons ATGGGGAGCATCCCAAATGATCTCAGGAGGCTACTAGATG ATTGCGAGCTGTTCGTGTCGGAGATCCTTCAAGACGAGCAGCTCAGTGAAAATGCGGCAGAAACCCGCAAAGTCATATTGAATAATTTCAGGGTGGTCCACGTGAG AAACCCTCAAGAATTCCCCTTTCGCT CCGACACGAAGGAGGAAGAGGGTTGCGACGACAACCGAAGCTCCAGCCTGGGTCACTCGGCGCTGTCCGACGACGCTTCGCTGGCTTCCGACTACCAGGAGGACGGCGTGACAGAGC actTTGAGGACATTCCGCTGACCGCAGCTCAAGACCTCGGCAACATTCTCAAGCAGGGCTACTTGGAGAAGAGGcgacaag ATCCCAGCTTTTTTGGCTCCGAGTGGCAGAAGCGATGGTGCGTTCTCAACAATTCTGTTTTCTTCTATTTCGGCAGCGACAAAG ATAAACAGCAGAGAGGCTCCTTCTACATCAACGACTACGGCGTTCAGCTCGCGGCAAACCTGAGGAAAGACTCCAAAAAGAACGCCTGCTTTGAACTCTTTGCGCCTGGTCGCCGAACTTTTCAG TTCACCGCTAGCAGTCCGCAGGAAGCTAGCGAGTGGGTCAACCACATCAGCTTCGTGCTACGAG ATCTTCGATCCAGTGCCATCCCTTTTGACGAAGACGAGGAGGACGTCGAGAGCGAAgacgacgaggaggaggaggaggaggaggaggccacCTACGACGACATCGACGGGCCGGCCGCCCAAAGTGAATCGGGAAGGCGGCGCGAAACCGACGAGGACGAGGCGGACGACAGCTACATCTACGAGGTTCTACCAG ATGAGGACTTTCCCGATCCCCCTCCCGAAGGCTTTTTACAATGCGATAAAGCAG GGTTGGATTACAGCAACTACTACCAGGCCGTGTGGGACTGCGAGGCAGATACGTCAGATGAGCTTTCCTTCGTCAGAGGAgacctcatcctcatcctcagtAAG GAGTACAACTTGGACGGCTGGTGGGTCGGCGAGCTGAACGGCACCGTGGGTATCGTCCCCAAGGACTTTCTGCACCCCGCCTACATCCTGTGA
- the skap1 gene encoding src kinase-associated phosphoprotein 1 isoform X1, whose product MNILALLRVCGHLGEESSLICTIVCDCELFVSEILQDEQLSENAAETRKVILNNFRVVHVRNPQEFPFRSDTKEEEGCDDNRSSSLGHSALSDDASLASDYQEDGVTEHFEDIPLTAAQDLGNILKQGYLEKRRQDPSFFGSEWQKRWCVLNNSVFFYFGSDKDKQQRGSFYINDYGVQLAANLRKDSKKNACFELFAPGRRTFQFTASSPQEASEWVNHISFVLRDLRSSAIPFDEDEEDVESEDDEEEEEEEEATYDDIDGPAAQSESGRRRETDEDEADDSYIYEVLPDEDFPDPPPEGFLQCDKAGLDYSNYYQAVWDCEADTSDELSFVRGDLILILSKEYNLDGWWVGELNGTVGIVPKDFLHPAYIL is encoded by the exons ATGAATATACTGGCGCTGTTAAGAGTTTGTGGGCATTTGGGCGAAGAATCATCACTTATTTGTACAATTGTTTGTG ATTGCGAGCTGTTCGTGTCGGAGATCCTTCAAGACGAGCAGCTCAGTGAAAATGCGGCAGAAACCCGCAAAGTCATATTGAATAATTTCAGGGTGGTCCACGTGAG AAACCCTCAAGAATTCCCCTTTCGCT CCGACACGAAGGAGGAAGAGGGTTGCGACGACAACCGAAGCTCCAGCCTGGGTCACTCGGCGCTGTCCGACGACGCTTCGCTGGCTTCCGACTACCAGGAGGACGGCGTGACAGAGC actTTGAGGACATTCCGCTGACCGCAGCTCAAGACCTCGGCAACATTCTCAAGCAGGGCTACTTGGAGAAGAGGcgacaag ATCCCAGCTTTTTTGGCTCCGAGTGGCAGAAGCGATGGTGCGTTCTCAACAATTCTGTTTTCTTCTATTTCGGCAGCGACAAAG ATAAACAGCAGAGAGGCTCCTTCTACATCAACGACTACGGCGTTCAGCTCGCGGCAAACCTGAGGAAAGACTCCAAAAAGAACGCCTGCTTTGAACTCTTTGCGCCTGGTCGCCGAACTTTTCAG TTCACCGCTAGCAGTCCGCAGGAAGCTAGCGAGTGGGTCAACCACATCAGCTTCGTGCTACGAG ATCTTCGATCCAGTGCCATCCCTTTTGACGAAGACGAGGAGGACGTCGAGAGCGAAgacgacgaggaggaggaggaggaggaggaggccacCTACGACGACATCGACGGGCCGGCCGCCCAAAGTGAATCGGGAAGGCGGCGCGAAACCGACGAGGACGAGGCGGACGACAGCTACATCTACGAGGTTCTACCAG ATGAGGACTTTCCCGATCCCCCTCCCGAAGGCTTTTTACAATGCGATAAAGCAG GGTTGGATTACAGCAACTACTACCAGGCCGTGTGGGACTGCGAGGCAGATACGTCAGATGAGCTTTCCTTCGTCAGAGGAgacctcatcctcatcctcagtAAG GAGTACAACTTGGACGGCTGGTGGGTCGGCGAGCTGAACGGCACCGTGGGTATCGTCCCCAAGGACTTTCTGCACCCCGCCTACATCCTGTGA
- the skap1 gene encoding src kinase-associated phosphoprotein 1 isoform X2 gives MNILALLRVCGHLGEESSLICTIVCDCELFVSEILQDEQLSENAAETRKVILNNFRVVHVRNPQEFPFRSDTKEEEGCDDNRSSSLGHSALSDDASLASDYQEDGVTEHFEDIPLTAAQDLGNILKQGYLEKRRQDPSFFGSEWQKRWCVLNNSVFFYFGSDKDKQQRGSFYINDYGVQLAANLRKDSKKNACFELFAPGRRTFQFTASSPQEASEWVNHISFVLRDLRSSAIPFDEDEEDVESEDDEEEEEEEEATYDDIDGPAAQSESGRRRETDEDEADDSYIYEVLPDEDFPDPPPEGFLQCDKAGLDYSNYYQAVWDCEADTSDELSFVRGDLILILSKVSCHTHTHSHTHSSIPTGARGERR, from the exons ATGAATATACTGGCGCTGTTAAGAGTTTGTGGGCATTTGGGCGAAGAATCATCACTTATTTGTACAATTGTTTGTG ATTGCGAGCTGTTCGTGTCGGAGATCCTTCAAGACGAGCAGCTCAGTGAAAATGCGGCAGAAACCCGCAAAGTCATATTGAATAATTTCAGGGTGGTCCACGTGAG AAACCCTCAAGAATTCCCCTTTCGCT CCGACACGAAGGAGGAAGAGGGTTGCGACGACAACCGAAGCTCCAGCCTGGGTCACTCGGCGCTGTCCGACGACGCTTCGCTGGCTTCCGACTACCAGGAGGACGGCGTGACAGAGC actTTGAGGACATTCCGCTGACCGCAGCTCAAGACCTCGGCAACATTCTCAAGCAGGGCTACTTGGAGAAGAGGcgacaag ATCCCAGCTTTTTTGGCTCCGAGTGGCAGAAGCGATGGTGCGTTCTCAACAATTCTGTTTTCTTCTATTTCGGCAGCGACAAAG ATAAACAGCAGAGAGGCTCCTTCTACATCAACGACTACGGCGTTCAGCTCGCGGCAAACCTGAGGAAAGACTCCAAAAAGAACGCCTGCTTTGAACTCTTTGCGCCTGGTCGCCGAACTTTTCAG TTCACCGCTAGCAGTCCGCAGGAAGCTAGCGAGTGGGTCAACCACATCAGCTTCGTGCTACGAG ATCTTCGATCCAGTGCCATCCCTTTTGACGAAGACGAGGAGGACGTCGAGAGCGAAgacgacgaggaggaggaggaggaggaggaggccacCTACGACGACATCGACGGGCCGGCCGCCCAAAGTGAATCGGGAAGGCGGCGCGAAACCGACGAGGACGAGGCGGACGACAGCTACATCTACGAGGTTCTACCAG ATGAGGACTTTCCCGATCCCCCTCCCGAAGGCTTTTTACAATGCGATAAAGCAG GGTTGGATTACAGCAACTACTACCAGGCCGTGTGGGACTGCGAGGCAGATACGTCAGATGAGCTTTCCTTCGTCAGAGGAgacctcatcctcatcctcagtAAG GTCAGctgtcacacgcacacacactcgcacacacattCCAGTATTCCCACGGGCGCTCGTGGAGAACGGCGATAG